CAGGATACTTTTCGCATTGGAATACTGATGGCGTCAAACCTTATGTAACATATACCAAACTTGGTGGAAGAGGAAATGTAGATGAAAATATTAGCGTTACAGCAGCTTACTGCCCTTCGTCAAGCTGTATGCCAAATTCTTTTGATCCTTTCAAACAAATCAATGACAGCGAATACAACATGATGTACAAGGATGCAGGCTCTTACTGGGGACACAGAGATAACATTCTCAATCCATATCATACCGATGTGAATATTGGAATTGCCTATAGCAATGAGAGATTTTATTTCGTAGAACATTTTGAGAGCAATATTGTAAAATGGCAAACCATCAAACTAGAGGGTAACCAACTTCATCTAGTAGGACAGATGCCTTCAGGATATTCATTGTATCAAATAGAAGTGTTTGCAGATCCTAGTCCCAAGTCTCTGACAAATAATGATCTTAATGGAGCATCGCCGTATAATTTTGGATATTATGATCAAGGAGACTTTGTAGGAATAATATTGCCACAACCAGACTCTAATTCACATTATCCGGAATGTTCCCAAGGAAAGGCAATACTTGAAACCACAAAGGGGAAACTATGTACAGACTATGTAACCTATTCTAATGTAAGCACAATTGGCAACGGAATAGACATATCATTTGATGTTTCAAAATGGATGGGTTCAGGATTGCATACCGTTTATGTTACACTGAAAGATCAAAATGGCATTCAAGCAGACACTACATCTCTGACTCTGGAATATCTGAAATAAGTATGTCAAAGAACATTTAGTACTAAAAATTCCGTAGTCGATTAGTAACACTTCCAGTCCTAGTTGATCCTTGTAATGAAAAGTAATTTTATGGATAGGGATTTTTTATTTTAATCTGAGATGTAACATTTTGCACATCAGACGACACCATTTTTATTTCAGACACAACGTCTTTACCTTTGACGGTGACATTGGAAGTTGCCTTTTCCGTGGAACTAAGTGTCTTCTCAACTACTGGGCGCGCCAAGTCAAATA
The window above is part of the Nitrosopumilaceae archaeon genome. Proteins encoded here:
- a CDS encoding CAP domain-containing protein, whose protein sequence is MKHRLEIVISIGCVLSIIASFSFLNQSALIHSGETTQSNNEMPNGNYIVLTGCTTDSDGTGRTDVFCPNHDVFHLSRDPPIAESKWTDVQLTIDNGQYTIQYTTPIGTNQYTLVAYNTSTPIKKIFSSPSYAVQQISQSVESEKQSIGNIFEQATQTFNAKPPPTKEELYQYALQVINQDRKAHRLNPVALSNISSAQNHADDMLNSGYFSHWNTDGVKPYVTYTKLGGRGNVDENISVTAAYCPSSSCMPNSFDPFKQINDSEYNMMYKDAGSYWGHRDNILNPYHTDVNIGIAYSNERFYFVEHFESNIVKWQTIKLEGNQLHLVGQMPSGYSLYQIEVFADPSPKSLTNNDLNGASPYNFGYYDQGDFVGIILPQPDSNSHYPECSQGKAILETTKGKLCTDYVTYSNVSTIGNGIDISFDVSKWMGSGLHTVYVTLKDQNGIQADTTSLTLEYLK